The DNA window TACCCGCGTCGGAGAGTCACCGACCGCGCGAGGAGGAAACATGGCCGAGAACGTTGGGGACTTCCTGCTCCGGCGGTTGCGCGAGTGGGGCGTGGAGCAGGTTTTCGCCTATCCTGGTGACGGGATCAACGGCATCACGGCCTCGTTCGGCCGCGCCGGCAACGAACCCCGGTTCGTCCAAGCGCGGCACGAGGAGATGGCCGCGTTCGAGGCCGTCGGGTATGCGAAGTTCGCCGGCACCTTCGGGGTGTGCATGGCGACCTCCGGACCCGGCGCGATCCACCTGCTCAACGGGCTCTACGACGCCAAGCTCGACCACGTGCCGGTCGTCGCGATCGTCGGGCAGACCGCGCGCAGCGCCATGGGCGGCAGCTACCAGCAGGAGATCGACCTGCAGGCCCTGTACAAGGACGTCGCGAGCGAATACCTCGTCGAGGTCAACGTTCCCGAGCAGCTGCCGAACGCGCTCGACCGGGCCATCCGCACCGCGCTCGCCGAACGCGCCCCGACCGCGCTGATCATCCCCGCCGACGTGCAGGAGCTCGACTACTCGCCGCCGCAGCACGCGTTCAAGCACGTGCCATCCAGCCCGCCGGGACTGGTCGGGGGCGCGCCGGTGCCGCCGGAGACCGAGATCGCCAAGGCCGCCGACATCGTCAACGCGGGCGAGAAGGTCGCCATCCTGGCCGGACAGGGCGCGCGCGGCGCCGCGGGCCAGTTGCGCGAACTGGCCGAGCTGACCGGAGCCGGAATCGCGAAAGCGTTGCTGGGCAAGGACGTCCTGCCCGACGACCTGCCCTACGTCACCGGCGCGGCCGGTCTGCTCGGCACCCGTCCCAGCTATGAGTTGATGCGCGACTGCGACACCCTGCTCATCGTCGGCTCGAACTTCCCGTATTCCCAGTTCCTGCCGGAGTTCGGGCAGGCCCGCGCGGTCCAGATCGACCTCGACGGCAAGTTCATCGGGATGCGCTACCCCACCGAGATCAATCTCGTCGGTGACGCCGCGGCGACCCTGACCGCGCTCAACCGGCTGGTGGAGCGCAAGAGCGACCGCGGCTGGCGCGACACCGTCGAGAAGAACGTGGCGTCGTGGTGGGACACCATGGAAAAGCAGGCCATGGTGGACGCCGAGCCGACCAACCCGATGCGCACCGTGTGGGAGCTGTCCCAGCGCATCCCCGGCAACGCGATGGTCACCGCCGACTCCGGTTCCGCGGCCAACTGGTACGCGCGCGACCTGAAGTTCCGCGAGGGCATGCGCGGGTCGCTGTCGGGCACGCTGGCCACGATGGGTCCCGGCGTGCCGTACGCGATCGGCGCCAAGTTCGCCCACCCGGACCGGCCCGCGATCGCCCTCGTCGGCGACGGCGCGATGCAGATGAACGGGATGGCCGAGCTGCTGACCATCCGCCGCTACTATCCTTTGTGGACGGATCCGCGCTGCGTCGTCTGCGTGCTGCACAACAACGACCTCAACCAGGTCACCTGGGAGCTGCGCGCGATGACGAACGCGCCCAAGTTCGAAGAATCCCAGAACCTGCCCGAAATGCCCTACGGCGAGTTCGCCCGCCTGATCGGGCTGGACGCCGTCGAGGTCACCGAACCCGACGCCATCGCCCCCGCCTGGGAGCGCGCGCTCACCGCGGATCGCCCGGTCGTGCTCGACGTCCACTGCGACCCGAACGTCCCGCCGATCCCGCCGCACGCCACCTTCGACCAGATCAAGTCGACCACCGAGTCGATGCTGCGCGGCGACCCCGACACGTGGCAGATGGTGGCTCGCGGCGTCAAGACGAAACTGCAGGAGTTCCTGCCCGCCAAGAACTGAGCGCACACATCGACCCGCGAGGAGGAGTTCGCCGTGCTCTCCGAGGTGTTGGGCGCGGTGGCCGCCTTGACGTGGCCGCACCTCGGCAAGAGGACCGACTGACTCCTCAGGACGCCGGGTACTGGTGTGCGCGGAGCAACCCCGCCAGGTGCGCCGCGTCGCGGGCGAGCGTGGCGTGCGTCGATGCCACCGCTTCGGGGATTTCGCCGAGGTCGTTGTAGTCGCCCGGCGTCATCGCCTCTCCGTTCCAGTAGGTACCGCCCTGCGCGGGCAAGGTGAACCCGATGTCGTTGAGCGCCTGGAACAGGTCGGCGATGATCTTGTGCGCGCCGTCCTCGTTCCCGACCACGGCGGCGACCGCGACCTTGCCGAACATCGCGGGCCTGCCCTCTTCGTCGCTTTCGGACAGTTCCGCGTCGAGGCGTTCGAGTACCCGCTGCGCGACGCTCGACAGGTGCCCGACCCACGTCGGCGTCGCGATCAGCACGATGTCGGCGGCCTCGACACGTTCCCGCAGCCGTGGCCATTCGTCACCGCCGCCCATGTCCTTTTCGACGCCAGGCCGCACGTCGTGGTCGACGACGCGGATCACGTCACCGCCCACGCCGTGCCGGGCGAGTTCGCGCAGAACCTGCTTCGCCATCAGCTCGCTGCTCGACGGGGCCGGGGACGGCTTCAAGCTGCACACCAGGGCGAGCGCGGTCAACGGCGGGCCGGCGGTATCGGTCGTCATGGCACCGGCTACCCGGAACGCGGGTGCGCCAACCGAACCGCGCTCAGCGAGCGTCGCGCTGGCGCCACGAGCCGGCCAGGCCGAGCACGGCGCCCGCCACCGCGGTCACGGCGTGCAGCACGGTGTCGGGCCAGCGCAGCCCGAACAGCCCGCTCAGCTCGCGGGGGCTGCCCAGCACGCCGGCCAGCACGCCGTAGATCGTCAGCCCGGTGAGCAGCACCATCAGCGCCAGGCCGAGGAACTGGGCCCCCGCCGCGCGCCGCGCCGCCAGCAGGGCGAGCAGCCCGATCGCGGTCCGCACCACGTCGATCACCGGCCCGGTGCTGAACCACAGCACGGTCGTCGCGACGAAGAACCCGGCCACCCCG is part of the Amycolatopsis sp. CA-230715 genome and encodes:
- a CDS encoding thiamine pyrophosphate-requiring protein, encoding MAENVGDFLLRRLREWGVEQVFAYPGDGINGITASFGRAGNEPRFVQARHEEMAAFEAVGYAKFAGTFGVCMATSGPGAIHLLNGLYDAKLDHVPVVAIVGQTARSAMGGSYQQEIDLQALYKDVASEYLVEVNVPEQLPNALDRAIRTALAERAPTALIIPADVQELDYSPPQHAFKHVPSSPPGLVGGAPVPPETEIAKAADIVNAGEKVAILAGQGARGAAGQLRELAELTGAGIAKALLGKDVLPDDLPYVTGAAGLLGTRPSYELMRDCDTLLIVGSNFPYSQFLPEFGQARAVQIDLDGKFIGMRYPTEINLVGDAAATLTALNRLVERKSDRGWRDTVEKNVASWWDTMEKQAMVDAEPTNPMRTVWELSQRIPGNAMVTADSGSAANWYARDLKFREGMRGSLSGTLATMGPGVPYAIGAKFAHPDRPAIALVGDGAMQMNGMAELLTIRRYYPLWTDPRCVVCVLHNNDLNQVTWELRAMTNAPKFEESQNLPEMPYGEFARLIGLDAVEVTEPDAIAPAWERALTADRPVVLDVHCDPNVPPIPPHATFDQIKSTTESMLRGDPDTWQMVARGVKTKLQEFLPAKN
- a CDS encoding flavodoxin family protein — encoded protein: MTTDTAGPPLTALALVCSLKPSPAPSSSELMAKQVLRELARHGVGGDVIRVVDHDVRPGVEKDMGGGDEWPRLRERVEAADIVLIATPTWVGHLSSVAQRVLERLDAELSESDEEGRPAMFGKVAVAAVVGNEDGAHKIIADLFQALNDIGFTLPAQGGTYWNGEAMTPGDYNDLGEIPEAVASTHATLARDAAHLAGLLRAHQYPAS
- a CDS encoding DUF4383 domain-containing protein, encoding MGTRTRERTAAATRAGALVIGIGYLALGVAGFFVATTVLWFSTGPVIDVVRTAIGLLALLAARRAAGAQFLGLALMVLLTGLTIYGVLAGVLGSPRELSGLFGLRWPDTVLHAVTAVAGAVLGLAGSWRQRDAR